GATGAGGAGTGGCGCCGCTACTTCGAGGTGAACGTCCTCACCGCGGTCAAGATGATCCGCGCCCACCTGCCCCGCATGAAGGAGCGCTCCTGGGGCCGGATCGTGAACCTCGCCAGCGACTCGGCCGTGGTCATCCCCGTCGAAATGATCCACTACGGCATGTCCAAGACCGCACTGCTGAGCGTCACCCGCGGCTTCGCCAAGGAGGCCGCGGGCAGCGGAGTGACCGTCAACTCCCTGATCGCCGGGCCCACTCGCACCGGCGGCGTGGAGGACTTCGTTCGCGAACTGGTCGGCCCCGACCTTCCCTGGGAGGAGGCACAGCGGCAGTTCATGCTCCGGCACCGCCCGCAGTCCCTGCTCCAGCGGCTGATCGAACCGGAGGAGATCGCCAACATGGCCGTCTACTTGAGCTCCCCGTTGGCCTCGGCCACCACGGGCGGCGCCGTGCGCGTGGACGGCGGATACGTCGACTCGATTCTTCCGTAGGGGCTCCCGCGGCGCGGCTAGGCGCGGTCTGGCGGGCCCGATATAGACCGTGACAAGTAAGAAAATCGGAAAATGCTTGGTAGGGTCCGGGTCCAGCGACTCGCGCGAAGGAATCCGCATGACCACGCCCGCCTCTCCCGAGGGCTCCTCGACCACGGGTAGACAGCCGCAGGACCACAATCCGTGGGCCCCGCCCCCCTCTTCCTCTTCCTCAGCGGGTGAGGTGCGGCCTCTGCCGTACCCGGTGCCGACCGGGCAGCCCCGTAACGGCATGGGCATCACGGCACTGGTGCTCGGCCTGGTCGGCCTCGTCCTCGGGCTGTTCATCATCCTCTTCTGGATCTCCTGGTTGCCGGCCCTGCTGGCCATCGTCTTCGGCTCGATCGGAGTGAGCCAGGCGCGCAAGGGCCTGACCACCAACAAGCCCATGGCGGTCACCGGTCTCGTCATGGGCATCGTCGGTCTGCTGATTTCCGTCGGCAGCGCGGTTTTCGCCGTGGTGGCGGTCAAGCACGTCGTCGACGAGGCCCGCGCGAAGGTCAAGGAGTCCAAGGAGGAGCGGAAGTCGGCGGCGGCCGAGGAGAAGGCCCGGCACCTGTCCTTCGGAGAGACGTACACCTTCGGCAACGGACTGAAGGTCACGGTGGCCGAGCCGGCGCCGTTCACTCCTGACGCCTTCGCCCACGGACACGCCAAGGGCAACAAGGCCGTGCAGGTCACGGTCACCGTGGTCAACACCGGTAAGGAACGGGTCTCCGTCCCGACCGGGCTGCCGGACGTCAACGACGCCGACGGGGCCTCGGCCGAGCTGGTGATCGACGGCAGCGGTCGGCAGAAGGTCATCACCGGATACGTCCTGCCCGGCAGGACGGCCGTCGGCAAGTACGCCTTCTCGCTGCCGCCCGCTGCCGCCGACCGGATCGAGGTCGAGTTCAGCCCTGACGCGATGCGGTGGGACGACGCCTACTGGAGCGGCCCCACCC
The sequence above is a segment of the Streptomyces lydicus genome. Coding sequences within it:
- a CDS encoding DUF4190 domain-containing protein; protein product: MGITALVLGLVGLVLGLFIILFWISWLPALLAIVFGSIGVSQARKGLTTNKPMAVTGLVMGIVGLLISVGSAVFAVVAVKHVVDEARAKVKESKEERKSAAAEEKARHLSFGETYTFGNGLKVTVAEPAPFTPDAFAHGHAKGNKAVQVTVTVVNTGKERVSVPTGLPDVNDADGASAELVIDGSGRQKVITGYVLPGRTAVGKYAFSLPPAAADRIEVEFSPDAMRWDDAYWSGPTH
- a CDS encoding SDR family NAD(P)-dependent oxidoreductase, yielding MQIDLSGRTALVTGSTQGIGFAIAAGLARAGARVAVNGRGRESVDAALAELRQQTGRDAFLAAAGDLSTDDGTRRVVAAAPDLDILINNLGIFGATPPLDITDEEWRRYFEVNVLTAVKMIRAHLPRMKERSWGRIVNLASDSAVVIPVEMIHYGMSKTALLSVTRGFAKEAAGSGVTVNSLIAGPTRTGGVEDFVRELVGPDLPWEEAQRQFMLRHRPQSLLQRLIEPEEIANMAVYLSSPLASATTGGAVRVDGGYVDSILP